The DNA region AAACCATTCTGCATTTTCTTCATACGCTGTGTAAAAATTAATTTTGAACTGTTCATCTAACATACTAATAATTAACTCTTTGGCATATGGGTAAAATGTTACTTCATTTATGTCAATTTTTTTTGGTTTTTCATCAGCTAATAACCTACCTGCCTTTACTTCAATTATATGATCCTTTTTTTTCATTATCATTGTATTTTACAGCTTTAATGATATAGGCATTAAATTCATAACTCATAATTCCATCTCCCCAATAATTGTATTTTAATCTACTATTCTACAATATTAGTTCAAATTCCTTTATAAATTATAGAATTATTCATTAATTTTAAAGAAAGCTTTTCTCATTTCCTCATTTATAGAATCCTTATTGTATTCTATCTTATTAAACAATTCATTTAATTCATCTCTTAAATTACAAATATTGGTTGACAAATAGCCATCCATTTTTGATCCAGTATTTTCATAGTATCTACCTTTTTCTAAATTATCTAATATATAACTAATTTCACTTATTTCTCTTGAATATTTTTTACTTATATCTATAACTTTTTCACTCATAATAATCAACTCCAATCATAAATTTATATTTTCTGCTATATACTTCTACAATTGGAGTAATTATCCCTTTATTTTTCAAAATATTTATATTTATTTCCCTTGGTATAATTTACCGATGGATATTACATTTGGCTTTCTTTGCTCTTTTCTAAAAAAATAATAACAGGAGTTTTTATCCTTCTGTTTATAGATTTTGCAATTATATTCGCAATAACACTTATTATTAAATCTTTAATTATTTCTAAAGTTATACTCTTATAATTATATTTAATATATTTCATCATTCTTAACAAAATTAATTTTATTTTACTAAATGCTTTCTTTTCAAATAAAATATTATTCTGTAATACGTATTCACGTTTTTTAACTTGATAAAATAATTCTTCAATTACTATTTTTCTAATTAATTCTTCTAATTCTCTAATTATTAATTCCTCTGAGCTGATATCAATTGAACTAGCAAAAAGTGTTGATATTGATATAGAAAATCTTTTATCAATTCTTTTTTTAAATTTCTTTGATTCAATTATTGAACTCATTATTTGTCTAAGTCTAAAATCGACTTGAGCTTTTTTTAATCTTGGTGTATTCAGTTTATATCCAAGTTTTTTTAACAAGCCCTCAATATCAAGTTCGTCAATATAGACTTGGACTTCTTTTATTTTTTCAGAAACTAGATTATTAATTTTACAAGAATCATATAAATGAAAAAAATCAATTCTTGTAAGTCTCAAACTTTGCTCATAATTTTTCCTAGCTATATCTAGTAACACATTTCTTAATGAAATTTTAGAGTTATTATCTTCCATAACAATCCTCCCGAACACAATATCTTGTACTGAAATATTATACGGTAGGAACAATTTCATAGCAATTTGTTAATTTACTTTATTCATATAAAAATTCTTTTTATAACACTCTAGCTTCAAAATCTTCGCTTTTTTATAGGAAATTCCCTGTTAATAATTGTGATTTAATATCTAGTCCACACCCACCACGACTCCATAAACAACTAACTTTATACATTAACTACATGTAATCAATGTTCATACCACTATTAAGTTTTTTACATCACAAACAACCTATTATTGGAGGATGATAGGTTGTTTTAATTCGTTATATAAGAAAGGTGTAAACAATACTAGTAATAATCTAAAGAACACATAGAGAGATTATCATCTATGTGTCAGAGATCTTTTTTTATATCATTAATTTGTTTTTGAATATCTTCAATTTGTTTTTGTTTATCTTCAATTTGTTTCTCTTTCTCTTTTAAAGATTCAAGATTTTGCTGTTGAGCTGCAATAGTGAGTATACTACCTGAAACAGCAGCAAAAAAATTACCCAAGACGTTATTATCAGTTGCTGACTTTCCTTCGGTAAGTGTAATTGCAACTACGCCTGCTAGAATAGCCAATTCTTTAGGAGTTATTGAATCAAAAATTGACATAGTAAAACACCTCAGACCTAGTATATTCGAATAATTTGAGCATGGTTACACTTAAGACATATATGGATTTCAAAATAATACTGTGATGATTAAATCTGTGTAAATTATACCATATTTCAGTTACATCTATTTCCACTTATTTATTCAAAATAAAATAATTCTTCTAATTTTTTATCATCCATAATCTATTCCTCCTCCGCAATTTCATCAATTAATTTCTGCCATTCTTGTCTATATTCTCTCCATGTCTTTAATTTACGTTTACCCTGTTTATATTCCTTTATTTGCTTCAAGGATTCTTCAATGCTTTTTTCTACGCTGCAATAACGTTCAATATTATTTTCATCCATAATTAATCCTCACCAAGTTTCTTCATCATTTTTTCATGTTTTTTATGAGTTTTTGTAATAGCTTCCTGAATATCTTCTTCTAATATTTTATTGTAGATACTACAATACTCATCACTATCTATATATTCACGTACTTCTTCCTTAGTCATAGAACCCTCACCAAATACCCACATGCCACATATTTCCCAGATAGTATTAATAAATTGTTTATTAATTTCCTCATCTTTATTGACAATATTAATATCTGTAAAATCCATGTTTACAATGGCATTATTAACATTCTTACTGCCACCAATATTATCTACAAAATCCTTTAATTCTTCACCATGTAAATTATTTATTTTATCTATTACGTGCTTGAATTGATTTTGTGCATATGCAAACTCTTTTTTATTTAGTTTTATCATAATAATCTCCTTCGTGTTAAATTTGACACTAAGCCCAACTTTCGGCATAGTTAACGAGCTTTGAATAAGTCCGTTAGTAAGTTGTTGAATTTAACTTACTAAAATATAAGGGCAACAAACTTGTGTTACCCCTTAATAATTCTATATGTGTTAATTCCTCGTTGGAACCCAGTGGGCCACAACGAGAATATGTATAATCTGCATATCCTAGACATGCTATGTAATTATTTATTTCTTATAAAGAAACTAATTTTACCTTCTTGCCATGTGTCAGCCACACCAACACGTTGACTATGTATAGATTCAACAATATTATCATCAACTTCATAGATATTATTAAATATCATATCTATGAAACTCTTATCTAAATTTCTTATATCAACATTGGCTTTAGCAACATAGTTAATAAATAATTCTATTGATTTATCGAAATCTACATCTTCCCAATAATCAATTTCTGGTACTTGTCCACAAGGAAAATACTTTATCCATTGCTTATATGGCTCTGATTTATATGTATGTCCATCACAATACTTGTACATATAATTATTACTAAATCCATGAACTGGAGTATATCCTATTTGATAGACACATAGAAAAGTATGTATAATAAGTGCATAAGGAAGGATGTGCCGATGAAATGGGAAACAAGAGAGAATTTTCAGTAGAGTATAAAAAAGAAATAATTAAGCTTGTTACAGAACAAGGAAAGAAAGTAACTCAAGTAGCAAAAGACATAGGTGTTAGTGAGGTTTCAGTTAGAAGATGGATAAAGCAATATGGAATTCATGGAGAAGACGCTTTTCCTGGTAAGGGTAAATTAAGACCGGAAGATGAAGAAATAAGACGAATGAAAAAGAAAATGGCAGACCTCGAAGAAGAAAACGCTATATTAAAAAAAGCTATAACCATCTTCACAAAGCCCGTGAAATAAGATACAAGTTCATAAAAGATCACAGCTCCAAATTTCACGTGGAGAAGATGTGTAATGTATTAGATATTAAAAGGAGCTCTTACTATGCTTGGTTAAAAAGACCACAACCTCGCAGGAAAAAAGAAGATTCTATGCTTGCTATAGAAATAAGAAGAATTCACAGAGAATCAGGAGGTACCTACGGCTTTCGCCGAATTACAGCACAATTAAATAAAGAAGGCGTAGCCTGTGGAAAAAATAGAGTTTGCAGATTGATGAAGCAAAATCATATATTTAGTAAACTTAAAAGAAAATACAAGGCAACTACTTATTCAAATCATAATTTTAATGTAGCTCCTAATTTGTTAAAACAAGATTTTACAGTTGATAAACCAAATAAAGTCTATGTAGGTGATATAACTTATATAGATACGCATGAAGGATGGCTCTATCTTGCTACTGTCGTAGATTTATTTAATAGAGAAATAGTTGGATGGTCCATGGATGCTACTATGACTAGAAAATTAGTTATTGATGCATTTAACTCTGCTATTAATAAAGAACATCCTAAGGAAGGATTGATATTTCACTCTGACAGAGGTGTCCAGTATGCCTCCTATGATTATCAAGATATGTTAAAAAATAATGATTTTGTTCAAAGTATGAGTGCTAAAGGATGTTGTTATGACAATGCCTGTGCTGAATCTTTTTTCTCTTCTCTGAAGAAAGATAAGCTATATGGACGTAGCTTTAAAACCAGAGATGAAGCTA from Clostridium pasteurianum BC1 includes:
- a CDS encoding DUF3892 domain-containing protein, which encodes MKKKDHIIEVKAGRLLADEKPKKIDINEVTFYPYAKELIISMLDEQFKINFYTAYEENAEWFLGSEVEAVPEDKPKYIRTKGNLTLEDNLGDLPTYD
- a CDS encoding IS3 family transposase (programmed frameshift), whose product is MGNKREFSVEYKKEIIKLVTEQGKKVTQVAKDIGVSEVSVRRWIKQYGIHGEDAFPGKGKLRPEDEEIRRMKKKMADLEEENAILKKANNHLHKAREIRYKFIKDHSSKFHVEKMCNVLDIKRSSYYAWLKRPQPRRKKEDSMLAIEIRRIHRESGGTYGFRRITAQLNKEGVACGKNRVCRLMKQNHIFSKLKRKYKATTYSNHNFNVAPNLLKQDFTVDKPNKVYVGDITYIDTHEGWLYLATVVDLFNREIVGWSMDATMTRKLVIDAFNSAINKEHPKEGLIFHSDRGVQYASYDYQDMLKNNDFVQSMSAKGCCYDNACAESFFSSLKKDKLYGRSFKTRDEAKIAVVEYIELFYNSRRLHSTLEYKSPKEYKRDYYLKLKDAA